In Anser cygnoides isolate HZ-2024a breed goose chromosome 23, Taihu_goose_T2T_genome, whole genome shotgun sequence, the following are encoded in one genomic region:
- the SLC45A1 gene encoding proton-associated sugar transporter A isoform X2, with protein sequence MILKIYRDRDCYISQSCLLVMIPPSATTPVSDAALLPSVASQEIWRSQVPGYSGSVTQHISHRANNFKRHPKRRKYIRPSPPPPPNTPCPIDLIDFGDLQPQRSFLELLFNGCILFGLEFSYAMETAYVTPVLLQMGLPDQLYGMVWFISPILGFLLQPLLGAWSDRCTSRFGRRRPFILVLAVGALLGLSLMLNGRDIGNALSDTVNNHKWGIILTVCGVVLMDFSADSADNPSHAYMMDVCGPMDQDRGLNIHALLAGLGGGFGYVVGGIHWDKTSFGKAVGGQLRVIYVFTSIILTITTMLTLLSIPERPLGSLSGKKKVMKSPSLPLPPSPPLFFEEAVNENFASHNSAHLYASFTSPVSPLSPLTPKYGSFVSRDSSLTGINEFSSSFGTSNIDNVLIDCFTGGHNSYLALPASLPRHPVSVSFPQVPDGRYQEENGNLEQGESSITMGPDSEALTVGSLDAIKPRSSGILKRPQTLAIPDIVTGRCPENSRRRNVTFSQQVANILLDGVKYESELNGSSETSEQPLSIRLLCSTICHMPKALRNLCINHFLGWLSFEGMLLFYTDFMGEVVFQGNPKAPHNSDEYQKYNAGVTMGCWGMCIYAFSAAFYSAALEKLEERFSTRTLYFIAYLAFGLGTGLSTLSRNIYVVLSLCATYGVLFATLCTLPYSLLCDYYQSCEFTGLKAEGMRRGMGVDISLLSCQYFLAQILVALAMGPLTAAVGSASGAMYFASLVSFLGCLFSSLCVTYEPIPPAEELPPTEEQRPLLPCAQDQ encoded by the exons ttgcCTACTCGTGATGATTCCACCATCTGCAACAACTCCTGTCAGCGATGCTGCACTCTTGCCAAGTGTGGCTTCTCAGGAAATCTGGAGGTCGCAAGTTCCAGGCTATTCTGGATCAGTCACACAGCATATAAGTCACCGGGCCAACAACTTCAAGAGACATCCAAAAAGGCGAAAATACATTCGCCCttcgccgccgcctccgccaaATACTCCGTGTCCTATTGATCTGATTGACTTTGGGGATCTACAGCCTCAGAGGTCTTTCCTAGAACTCCTATTTAATGGGTGCATTCTCTTTGGGCTTGAGTTCAGCTATGCCATGGAAACAGCCTATGTTACACCTGTGCTGCTTCAGATGGGTCTGCCAGACCAACTGTATGGAATGGTGTGGTTCATCAGCCCTATACTag GGTTCTTGCTACAGCCTTTGCTGGGGGCCTGGAGTGACAGATGCACATCAAGATTCGGGAGGAGAAGGCCATTCATTCTGGTCTTAGCAGTAG GTGCGTTGCTTGGGCTCTCACTTATGCTGAATGGCAGAGATATTGGGAACGCCTTGTCTGACACTGTGAATAACCACAAATGGGGGATCATCCTTACAGTCTGTGGTGTCGTCCTCATGGACTTCAGTGCAGATTCGGCAGACAATCCTAGTCATGCCTACATGATGGATGTATGTGGCCCAATGGATCAAGACAGGGGCCTCAACATCCATGCTTTGTTAGCAG GTCTTGGAGGTGGCTTTGGTTATGTTGTTGGAGGAATACATTGGGATAAAACCAGTTTTGGAAAAGCTGTGGGAGGGCAACTGCGTGTCATCTATGTCTTCACCTCAATTATACTGACCATCACTACTATGCTGACTCTACTTAGTATTCCAGAAAGACCCCTAGGGTCCCTCAGCGGGAAGAAAAAGGTGATGAAGAGTCCAagtcttcctctccctccttctccacCTCTCTTCTTTGAGGAGGCTGTAAATGAAAACTTTGCTTCTCATAACTCGGCTCACTTATATGCAAGTTTTACAAGTCCTGTTTCCCCTCTCAGCCCACTCACACCCAAATATGGCAGTTTTGTCAGCAGAGACAGTTCCTTGACAGGAATTAATGAATTTTCATCGTCATTTGGGACTTCAAATATTGACAATGTGCTTATAGACTGTTTTACAGGTGGGCACAATAGTTACTTAGCACTTCCAGCTAGCTTGCCCAGACATCCTGTCAGTGTCAGCTTTCCTCAGGTACCAGATGGCCGTTAccaagaagaaaatggaaatctgGAGCAAGGGGAGAGCAGCATAACTATGGGGCCTGACAGCGAGGCACTAACAGTGGGCTCCCTGGATGCAATAAAGCCACGGTCATCAGGTATCCTGAAAAGACCTCAGACCTTGGCCATTCCAGATATTGTAACGGGACGTTGTCCAGAAAATagcagaagaagaaatgtaaCTTTCAGCCAACAG GTTGCCAATATCCTGCTGGATGGTGTTAAATATGAGAGTGAGCTGAATGGATCGAGTGAGACCTCTGAGCAACCGCTGTCCATCAGACTTCTTTGTTCAACCATCTGCCACATGCCCAAGGCTCTTCGTAACCTCTGCATCAACCACTTCCTAG GATGGCTTTCATTTGAGGGGATGTTGCTCTTCTATACTGACTTCATGGGAGAAGTAGTGTTTCAAGGGAATCCAAAAGCACCTCACAACTCAGATGAGTATCAGAAGTACAACGCTGGGGTCACCATGGGCTGCTGGGGAATGTGCATCTATGCATTCAGTGCTGCTTTCTATTCAG CTGCGCTGGAAAAGCTAGAGGAGCGGTTCAGCACACGGACACTGTACTTCATTGCGTACTTGGCCTTTGGGTTGGGTACAGGGCTGTCCACGCTGTCCAGAAACATCTATGTGGTGCTGTCACTGTGCGCTACCTATGGTGTCCTCTTCGCCACTCTCTGCACGCTGCCCTACTCCCTACTTTGCGACTACTACCAGAGCTGTGAG TTCACAGGCTTGAAGGCAGAGGGCATGCGGCGTGGGATGGGTGTTGACATCTCCCTGCTGAGCTGCCAGTACTTCTTGGCACAGATCCTGGTGGCCCTGGCCATGGGGCCACTAACGGCAGCTGTGGGCAGTGCCAGCGGTGCCATGTACTTCGCCAGCCTGGTGTCCTTCCTGGGctgcctcttctcctccctttgCGTCACCTATGAGCCGATACCACCCGCTGAGGAGCTGCCACCTACCGAGGAGCAGCGCCCACTCCTGCCATGTGCACAGGACCAATAA
- the SLC45A1 gene encoding proton-associated sugar transporter A isoform X5 has protein sequence MRPKQDFLAGCLLVMIPPSATTPVSDAALLPSVASQEIWRSQVPGYSGSVTQHISHRANNFKRHPKRRKYIRPSPPPPPNTPCPIDLIDFGDLQPQRSFLELLFNGCILFGLEFSYAMETAYVTPVLLQMGLPDQLYGMVWFISPILGFLLQPLLGAWSDRCTSRFGRRRPFILVLAVGALLGLSLMLNGRDIGNALSDTVNNHKWGIILTVCGVVLMDFSADSADNPSHAYMMDVCGPMDQDRGLNIHALLAGLGGGFGYVVGGIHWDKTSFGKAVGGQLRVIYVFTSIILTITTMLTLLSIPERPLGSLSGKKKVPDGRYQEENGNLEQGESSITMGPDSEALTVGSLDAIKPRSSGILKRPQTLAIPDIVTGRCPENSRRRNVTFSQQVANILLDGVKYESELNGSSETSEQPLSIRLLCSTICHMPKALRNLCINHFLGWLSFEGMLLFYTDFMGEVVFQGNPKAPHNSDEYQKYNAGVTMGCWGMCIYAFSAAFYSAALEKLEERFSTRTLYFIAYLAFGLGTGLSTLSRNIYVVLSLCATYGVLFATLCTLPYSLLCDYYQSCEFTGLKAEGMRRGMGVDISLLSCQYFLAQILVALAMGPLTAAVGSASGAMYFASLVSFLGCLFSSLCVTYEPIPPAEELPPTEEQRPLLPCAQDQ, from the exons ttgcCTACTCGTGATGATTCCACCATCTGCAACAACTCCTGTCAGCGATGCTGCACTCTTGCCAAGTGTGGCTTCTCAGGAAATCTGGAGGTCGCAAGTTCCAGGCTATTCTGGATCAGTCACACAGCATATAAGTCACCGGGCCAACAACTTCAAGAGACATCCAAAAAGGCGAAAATACATTCGCCCttcgccgccgcctccgccaaATACTCCGTGTCCTATTGATCTGATTGACTTTGGGGATCTACAGCCTCAGAGGTCTTTCCTAGAACTCCTATTTAATGGGTGCATTCTCTTTGGGCTTGAGTTCAGCTATGCCATGGAAACAGCCTATGTTACACCTGTGCTGCTTCAGATGGGTCTGCCAGACCAACTGTATGGAATGGTGTGGTTCATCAGCCCTATACTag GGTTCTTGCTACAGCCTTTGCTGGGGGCCTGGAGTGACAGATGCACATCAAGATTCGGGAGGAGAAGGCCATTCATTCTGGTCTTAGCAGTAG GTGCGTTGCTTGGGCTCTCACTTATGCTGAATGGCAGAGATATTGGGAACGCCTTGTCTGACACTGTGAATAACCACAAATGGGGGATCATCCTTACAGTCTGTGGTGTCGTCCTCATGGACTTCAGTGCAGATTCGGCAGACAATCCTAGTCATGCCTACATGATGGATGTATGTGGCCCAATGGATCAAGACAGGGGCCTCAACATCCATGCTTTGTTAGCAG GTCTTGGAGGTGGCTTTGGTTATGTTGTTGGAGGAATACATTGGGATAAAACCAGTTTTGGAAAAGCTGTGGGAGGGCAACTGCGTGTCATCTATGTCTTCACCTCAATTATACTGACCATCACTACTATGCTGACTCTACTTAGTATTCCAGAAAGACCCCTAGGGTCCCTCAGCGGGAAGAAAAAG GTACCAGATGGCCGTTAccaagaagaaaatggaaatctgGAGCAAGGGGAGAGCAGCATAACTATGGGGCCTGACAGCGAGGCACTAACAGTGGGCTCCCTGGATGCAATAAAGCCACGGTCATCAGGTATCCTGAAAAGACCTCAGACCTTGGCCATTCCAGATATTGTAACGGGACGTTGTCCAGAAAATagcagaagaagaaatgtaaCTTTCAGCCAACAG GTTGCCAATATCCTGCTGGATGGTGTTAAATATGAGAGTGAGCTGAATGGATCGAGTGAGACCTCTGAGCAACCGCTGTCCATCAGACTTCTTTGTTCAACCATCTGCCACATGCCCAAGGCTCTTCGTAACCTCTGCATCAACCACTTCCTAG GATGGCTTTCATTTGAGGGGATGTTGCTCTTCTATACTGACTTCATGGGAGAAGTAGTGTTTCAAGGGAATCCAAAAGCACCTCACAACTCAGATGAGTATCAGAAGTACAACGCTGGGGTCACCATGGGCTGCTGGGGAATGTGCATCTATGCATTCAGTGCTGCTTTCTATTCAG CTGCGCTGGAAAAGCTAGAGGAGCGGTTCAGCACACGGACACTGTACTTCATTGCGTACTTGGCCTTTGGGTTGGGTACAGGGCTGTCCACGCTGTCCAGAAACATCTATGTGGTGCTGTCACTGTGCGCTACCTATGGTGTCCTCTTCGCCACTCTCTGCACGCTGCCCTACTCCCTACTTTGCGACTACTACCAGAGCTGTGAG TTCACAGGCTTGAAGGCAGAGGGCATGCGGCGTGGGATGGGTGTTGACATCTCCCTGCTGAGCTGCCAGTACTTCTTGGCACAGATCCTGGTGGCCCTGGCCATGGGGCCACTAACGGCAGCTGTGGGCAGTGCCAGCGGTGCCATGTACTTCGCCAGCCTGGTGTCCTTCCTGGGctgcctcttctcctccctttgCGTCACCTATGAGCCGATACCACCCGCTGAGGAGCTGCCACCTACCGAGGAGCAGCGCCCACTCCTGCCATGTGCACAGGACCAATAA
- the SLC45A1 gene encoding proton-associated sugar transporter A isoform X9: MRPKQDFLAGCLLVMIPPSATTPVSDAALLPSVASQEIWRSQVPGYSGSVTQHISHRANNFKRHPKRRKYIRPSPPPPPNTPCPIDLIDFGDLQPQRSFLELLFNGCILFGLEFSYAMETAYVTPVLLQMGLPDQLYGMVWFISPILGFLLQPLLGAWSDRCTSRFGRRRPFILVLAVGALLGLSLMLNGRDIGNALSDTVNNHKWGIILTVCGVVLMDFSADSADNPSHAYMMDVCGPMDQDRGLNIHALLAGLGGGFGYVVGGIHWDKTSFGKAVGGQLRVIYVFTSIILTITTMLTLLSIPERPLGSLSGKKKVANILLDGVKYESELNGSSETSEQPLSIRLLCSTICHMPKALRNLCINHFLGWLSFEGMLLFYTDFMGEVVFQGNPKAPHNSDEYQKYNAGVTMGCWGMCIYAFSAAFYSAALEKLEERFSTRTLYFIAYLAFGLGTGLSTLSRNIYVVLSLCATYGVLFATLCTLPYSLLCDYYQSCEFTGLKAEGMRRGMGVDISLLSCQYFLAQILVALAMGPLTAAVGSASGAMYFASLVSFLGCLFSSLCVTYEPIPPAEELPPTEEQRPLLPCAQDQ; encoded by the exons ttgcCTACTCGTGATGATTCCACCATCTGCAACAACTCCTGTCAGCGATGCTGCACTCTTGCCAAGTGTGGCTTCTCAGGAAATCTGGAGGTCGCAAGTTCCAGGCTATTCTGGATCAGTCACACAGCATATAAGTCACCGGGCCAACAACTTCAAGAGACATCCAAAAAGGCGAAAATACATTCGCCCttcgccgccgcctccgccaaATACTCCGTGTCCTATTGATCTGATTGACTTTGGGGATCTACAGCCTCAGAGGTCTTTCCTAGAACTCCTATTTAATGGGTGCATTCTCTTTGGGCTTGAGTTCAGCTATGCCATGGAAACAGCCTATGTTACACCTGTGCTGCTTCAGATGGGTCTGCCAGACCAACTGTATGGAATGGTGTGGTTCATCAGCCCTATACTag GGTTCTTGCTACAGCCTTTGCTGGGGGCCTGGAGTGACAGATGCACATCAAGATTCGGGAGGAGAAGGCCATTCATTCTGGTCTTAGCAGTAG GTGCGTTGCTTGGGCTCTCACTTATGCTGAATGGCAGAGATATTGGGAACGCCTTGTCTGACACTGTGAATAACCACAAATGGGGGATCATCCTTACAGTCTGTGGTGTCGTCCTCATGGACTTCAGTGCAGATTCGGCAGACAATCCTAGTCATGCCTACATGATGGATGTATGTGGCCCAATGGATCAAGACAGGGGCCTCAACATCCATGCTTTGTTAGCAG GTCTTGGAGGTGGCTTTGGTTATGTTGTTGGAGGAATACATTGGGATAAAACCAGTTTTGGAAAAGCTGTGGGAGGGCAACTGCGTGTCATCTATGTCTTCACCTCAATTATACTGACCATCACTACTATGCTGACTCTACTTAGTATTCCAGAAAGACCCCTAGGGTCCCTCAGCGGGAAGAAAAAG GTTGCCAATATCCTGCTGGATGGTGTTAAATATGAGAGTGAGCTGAATGGATCGAGTGAGACCTCTGAGCAACCGCTGTCCATCAGACTTCTTTGTTCAACCATCTGCCACATGCCCAAGGCTCTTCGTAACCTCTGCATCAACCACTTCCTAG GATGGCTTTCATTTGAGGGGATGTTGCTCTTCTATACTGACTTCATGGGAGAAGTAGTGTTTCAAGGGAATCCAAAAGCACCTCACAACTCAGATGAGTATCAGAAGTACAACGCTGGGGTCACCATGGGCTGCTGGGGAATGTGCATCTATGCATTCAGTGCTGCTTTCTATTCAG CTGCGCTGGAAAAGCTAGAGGAGCGGTTCAGCACACGGACACTGTACTTCATTGCGTACTTGGCCTTTGGGTTGGGTACAGGGCTGTCCACGCTGTCCAGAAACATCTATGTGGTGCTGTCACTGTGCGCTACCTATGGTGTCCTCTTCGCCACTCTCTGCACGCTGCCCTACTCCCTACTTTGCGACTACTACCAGAGCTGTGAG TTCACAGGCTTGAAGGCAGAGGGCATGCGGCGTGGGATGGGTGTTGACATCTCCCTGCTGAGCTGCCAGTACTTCTTGGCACAGATCCTGGTGGCCCTGGCCATGGGGCCACTAACGGCAGCTGTGGGCAGTGCCAGCGGTGCCATGTACTTCGCCAGCCTGGTGTCCTTCCTGGGctgcctcttctcctccctttgCGTCACCTATGAGCCGATACCACCCGCTGAGGAGCTGCCACCTACCGAGGAGCAGCGCCCACTCCTGCCATGTGCACAGGACCAATAA
- the SLC45A1 gene encoding proton-associated sugar transporter A isoform X6, producing the protein MIPPSATTPVSDAALLPSVASQEIWRSQVPGYSGSVTQHISHRANNFKRHPKRRKYIRPSPPPPPNTPCPIDLIDFGDLQPQRSFLELLFNGCILFGLEFSYAMETAYVTPVLLQMGLPDQLYGMVWFISPILGFLLQPLLGAWSDRCTSRFGRRRPFILVLAVGALLGLSLMLNGRDIGNALSDTVNNHKWGIILTVCGVVLMDFSADSADNPSHAYMMDVCGPMDQDRGLNIHALLAGLGGGFGYVVGGIHWDKTSFGKAVGGQLRVIYVFTSIILTITTMLTLLSIPERPLGSLSGKKKVMKSPSLPLPPSPPLFFEEAVNENFASHNSAHLYASFTSPVSPLSPLTPKYGSFVSRDSSLTGINEFSSSFGTSNIDNVLIDCFTGGHNSYLALPASLPRHPVSVSFPQVPDGRYQEENGNLEQGESSITMGPDSEALTVGSLDAIKPRSSGILKRPQTLAIPDIVTGRCPENSRRRNVTFSQQVANILLDGVKYESELNGSSETSEQPLSIRLLCSTICHMPKALRNLCINHFLGWLSFEGMLLFYTDFMGEVVFQGNPKAPHNSDEYQKYNAGVTMGCWGMCIYAFSAAFYSAALEKLEERFSTRTLYFIAYLAFGLGTGLSTLSRNIYVVLSLCATYGVLFATLCTLPYSLLCDYYQSCEFTGLKAEGMRRGMGVDISLLSCQYFLAQILVALAMGPLTAAVGSASGAMYFASLVSFLGCLFSSLCVTYEPIPPAEELPPTEEQRPLLPCAQDQ; encoded by the exons ATGATTCCACCATCTGCAACAACTCCTGTCAGCGATGCTGCACTCTTGCCAAGTGTGGCTTCTCAGGAAATCTGGAGGTCGCAAGTTCCAGGCTATTCTGGATCAGTCACACAGCATATAAGTCACCGGGCCAACAACTTCAAGAGACATCCAAAAAGGCGAAAATACATTCGCCCttcgccgccgcctccgccaaATACTCCGTGTCCTATTGATCTGATTGACTTTGGGGATCTACAGCCTCAGAGGTCTTTCCTAGAACTCCTATTTAATGGGTGCATTCTCTTTGGGCTTGAGTTCAGCTATGCCATGGAAACAGCCTATGTTACACCTGTGCTGCTTCAGATGGGTCTGCCAGACCAACTGTATGGAATGGTGTGGTTCATCAGCCCTATACTag GGTTCTTGCTACAGCCTTTGCTGGGGGCCTGGAGTGACAGATGCACATCAAGATTCGGGAGGAGAAGGCCATTCATTCTGGTCTTAGCAGTAG GTGCGTTGCTTGGGCTCTCACTTATGCTGAATGGCAGAGATATTGGGAACGCCTTGTCTGACACTGTGAATAACCACAAATGGGGGATCATCCTTACAGTCTGTGGTGTCGTCCTCATGGACTTCAGTGCAGATTCGGCAGACAATCCTAGTCATGCCTACATGATGGATGTATGTGGCCCAATGGATCAAGACAGGGGCCTCAACATCCATGCTTTGTTAGCAG GTCTTGGAGGTGGCTTTGGTTATGTTGTTGGAGGAATACATTGGGATAAAACCAGTTTTGGAAAAGCTGTGGGAGGGCAACTGCGTGTCATCTATGTCTTCACCTCAATTATACTGACCATCACTACTATGCTGACTCTACTTAGTATTCCAGAAAGACCCCTAGGGTCCCTCAGCGGGAAGAAAAAGGTGATGAAGAGTCCAagtcttcctctccctccttctccacCTCTCTTCTTTGAGGAGGCTGTAAATGAAAACTTTGCTTCTCATAACTCGGCTCACTTATATGCAAGTTTTACAAGTCCTGTTTCCCCTCTCAGCCCACTCACACCCAAATATGGCAGTTTTGTCAGCAGAGACAGTTCCTTGACAGGAATTAATGAATTTTCATCGTCATTTGGGACTTCAAATATTGACAATGTGCTTATAGACTGTTTTACAGGTGGGCACAATAGTTACTTAGCACTTCCAGCTAGCTTGCCCAGACATCCTGTCAGTGTCAGCTTTCCTCAGGTACCAGATGGCCGTTAccaagaagaaaatggaaatctgGAGCAAGGGGAGAGCAGCATAACTATGGGGCCTGACAGCGAGGCACTAACAGTGGGCTCCCTGGATGCAATAAAGCCACGGTCATCAGGTATCCTGAAAAGACCTCAGACCTTGGCCATTCCAGATATTGTAACGGGACGTTGTCCAGAAAATagcagaagaagaaatgtaaCTTTCAGCCAACAG GTTGCCAATATCCTGCTGGATGGTGTTAAATATGAGAGTGAGCTGAATGGATCGAGTGAGACCTCTGAGCAACCGCTGTCCATCAGACTTCTTTGTTCAACCATCTGCCACATGCCCAAGGCTCTTCGTAACCTCTGCATCAACCACTTCCTAG GATGGCTTTCATTTGAGGGGATGTTGCTCTTCTATACTGACTTCATGGGAGAAGTAGTGTTTCAAGGGAATCCAAAAGCACCTCACAACTCAGATGAGTATCAGAAGTACAACGCTGGGGTCACCATGGGCTGCTGGGGAATGTGCATCTATGCATTCAGTGCTGCTTTCTATTCAG CTGCGCTGGAAAAGCTAGAGGAGCGGTTCAGCACACGGACACTGTACTTCATTGCGTACTTGGCCTTTGGGTTGGGTACAGGGCTGTCCACGCTGTCCAGAAACATCTATGTGGTGCTGTCACTGTGCGCTACCTATGGTGTCCTCTTCGCCACTCTCTGCACGCTGCCCTACTCCCTACTTTGCGACTACTACCAGAGCTGTGAG TTCACAGGCTTGAAGGCAGAGGGCATGCGGCGTGGGATGGGTGTTGACATCTCCCTGCTGAGCTGCCAGTACTTCTTGGCACAGATCCTGGTGGCCCTGGCCATGGGGCCACTAACGGCAGCTGTGGGCAGTGCCAGCGGTGCCATGTACTTCGCCAGCCTGGTGTCCTTCCTGGGctgcctcttctcctccctttgCGTCACCTATGAGCCGATACCACCCGCTGAGGAGCTGCCACCTACCGAGGAGCAGCGCCCACTCCTGCCATGTGCACAGGACCAATAA